Proteins found in one Candidatus Poribacteria bacterium genomic segment:
- a CDS encoding ATP-dependent Clp protease proteolytic subunit, with protein sequence MNLVPIVVEQTSRGERSYDIYSRLLEDRIIMIGTPIDDDVLANIVTAQMLFLEGKDPDADIVLYINTPGGSVSAGLAIYDTMQYIKADVQTWCLGRAYSMGAILLAAGAPGKRYALPHAKALIHQPMATGISGQASDINIHAREILHERDRLYNILAEHTGQDVDKIAADADRDFYMTADQALEYGLVDHVVEQRTAERE encoded by the coding sequence ATGAATCTTGTACCTATCGTCGTTGAACAAACCAGTCGAGGCGAACGATCATACGACATATACTCTCGCTTGCTTGAAGACCGGATTATCATGATCGGAACACCGATTGATGATGATGTCCTCGCGAACATCGTAACTGCACAGATGCTTTTCCTTGAAGGGAAAGACCCGGATGCAGACATTGTGCTCTACATTAATACGCCCGGTGGCTCTGTTTCTGCCGGTTTGGCGATTTACGATACAATGCAGTATATCAAGGCAGATGTGCAAACTTGGTGTTTAGGTAGAGCGTATAGTATGGGAGCTATTTTGCTCGCTGCGGGCGCGCCTGGCAAACGCTACGCTTTGCCACACGCAAAAGCACTGATTCACCAACCGATGGCAACTGGGATCAGCGGTCAAGCCTCCGATATTAACATTCATGCGAGAGAAATCTTACATGAGCGAGATCGACTTTACAATATTTTAGCCGAACATACCGGTCAAGATGTTGACAAAATCGCTGCTGATGCCGATCGCGATTTTTATATGACTGCCGACCAGGCGCTTGAATACGGTCTTGTTGATCATGTTGTAGAACAGCGTACCGCAGAGAGGGAATAG